Below is a genomic region from Rhizobium sp. SL42.
GGCGATATCGTCGGCGAATGTCGCGATCGACAGGCGCTCGAGCGGGCCGGACTGCGAACTGCCATGGCCACGCGCTTCCACCGTGATGCGACAAAAGCCGGGTTCGATGGGAAAGGCTTCTTGCGGCTGGCCGGCATCGCCGCACAGGCCGTGCTGAAAAATGACAGCGTGTCCTTCGCCAGCCGTATCGACGTTCAGGCGCGTTCCGTCGTTCGTCTCGAACAGCCGCCTGTCGCTCATCGCCTTGCTCCGACAAGGCTGGTCTTCAGGAATGTCGCGACACCGGGGGCTTCTTGAGCCGACAGCCCATGCGTGACCAGACTGCCGCCAAACCCGATTTCAGCAAGTTTGCGCAGATAGTAGACATAGTCGAGAACACCCTTGCCTGCGGTGGCGAAGCGCCCGTCTTGTGTTCGGTCCTTGGCATGGGCCATGACAATACGGTCGCCCAAGAGGTCGATCGCCTGGGACACGATGGTCCGCTGTTCTTCCAGCGTCTCCACCTCGAAGAGATTGGCGGGGTCCAGAACGATCTTGATGCGGGGGCTTTTCAACTCATTGATCAGGCGTCGCGCCTTGGCCGCCGAATTCACGACATTGGCCAGTTCCGGTTCGATGCCCAGATCGACGTCGAAGCGCTCTGCAATCTCGACCGCCGTCTCCATGGCATCCAGCAGATCGCGCCAGGCCTCTGGCGAGTTGTTGTCGGGATGCTCCTTCCACTGATCCAGCGGATCGCGCGTTCCCGTGCAGAGCGTGACAAGACCGGTCGACATAGAAGCGCAGCGCTCGGCCAGAACCGCCAGCCGGCGATGGCCGGCCTCGCGCACGGCAAGATCGGGATGGATCATGTTGTAGGTGCCTGAAACGGCTACAATTTCGATACCGCTTGCCTTCGCAGCCGCCGCCACCGAACACGCCTGTTCTTCGCTGATGGCGTCCGGCATTGCGGCAAGCCCGGAACAGGCCATGTTATACTGCGCGCAGGCAAAGCCCGCATCGGCAACGGATCTCAGCACCGTTTCCGGATCGCTGCCCTCGAAGGTCTTGGCGAAGATGCCGAGCTTCATCACACACCACCCGTCGTGTCGGCCAGCGCGACGGCCTTACCACTTTCCACCGAGCGGGCGATCGCCACCATCGCCTGGACCGAAGCCAGGCCGTCATCGATATCGGCGCCTTCATTGGGCGTGCCGTCGAGGATGGTGCGGGCAAAGCCTTCCAGCTGGCGGCGATAGAAATGCCCGTCGGCCCCGAGCACCCGATGGGTGGCGCCGTCAGCTTCGCGGAAAATATCCACCTCGCTCGACTTGTAATACCAGGGATTGAAAGTCTTGCCGAGAACGCTGCCATTCTCTCCGTAGATCTGGAAACCTTCATGCCAGTCCATGCGCACCTGTACGGTGAGGTCGAGATGACCGAGCGTGCCGGAGGCAAATTCGACATCGACGAACCAGCACCAGATGCCGGCACGCTCCGACAGACGGGCGTCGACCGACACGATATCGCCGGCGAAATAGCGGGCCGTATCGATCAGGTGGCAGCCATGTGCCAGCATGTAATAGCGGCGCAGATCGGCCTTGGGATTGGTCGAGGGCTTCCGGGCATTGGCGCTTGCGACGATCAGCGGCTGAACCGCATCGGTCATCGGATAACGATGGGTGCTGTCGCAATACCAGGCCTTCAGGGCGACCAGCGCGCCCATCTCGTCGCGGATGAAGGATTTTGCCGCCTGGAGGCCGGCGTCGAAGCGCTTCATGTGGCCGACTTGGAACACCTGGCCCGATTTTTCGACAGCGACTTTCAGCTCGCTACATTCCTCGACCGTCAGACCGACCGGCTTTTCGCACAGGACATGTTTGCCGGCTTCGAGTGCTCTGATGGAGGCAGGAACGTGGAAGGCATCGGCGGTTGCGATGATCACCGCGTCGATATCGGGATCGGCCAGCATTTTGTCATAGTCGTTGTAGGTCTTTTTCGCGCCATGGGTGATCGCCATGCGCTCGCGCAGATCATCGGCAACGTCGCAGATCCCGTAGAGATCGGCATTGGCAGCCTTGGTGCAGCTTTCGAAATGGGCCGCCTGGGCGATCTGGCCCGCTCCCAATACGCCGACGCGGAGGCGTTTTTCTTGCTTTGCTGGCATGCGTAACTCTCGTGTCTGTGTGTTTCATTGCAGCGTCGCGGCTGTCAGAATCCGTCCCCGAAGCAACGACGTGCGGCCGGGCGAGGTGCGTCTGTGGATCGAAGAAGTGCAGCTTTACCAGGTCGATCGCCTAGGGCCACGCTGCTGGTCGCCTCGAATTTTGCCGCCGCATTGGCAGTACCCCTCACGTCTCAACGGAACCCCGGTCGCCGGAATCCATACGAACCGAATCGATATTAAAGTGAACGCTGACACGACAACCATTACTGCACATTTTGCAGAGGATTTTCCTGCAGTTTCAGTCGCCCAATCCAGTCTGCTTACGCAATCTTTGAGCTTCAAGCCGCACTAAAATCTTATCCACCGATCATCAGCTTGACGACTTCGTCATGTGTGGTCTCGTTGATATTGCGCTCACCAGCGACGATGCCACGACGAAGGACAACGATCCGATCTGACACTGCAAAAATATCCTGCAAATTGTGCGAGATGAAAACGACGCCGCGGCCCTGCGCCTTCAGCGACTTTATTAACGAGACGACCTTGCGCTGCTCCGGCACGCCGAGCGCCGCCGTTGGCTCGTCCATGATCAGGATGCGGGCGTTCCAGTAGACGGCACGGCCGATGGCGACGGCCTGGCGCTGGCCGCCGGAGAAATTGCTCACCGGCGCATCAAGCCGCTTCACATGGAAGTCGAGCATCGCCATCGTCTTGCGCGCAGCCTCCGCCATCGCCTTGCGGTCTATCACCGGCAGGAAACCGAAGGCCTTGCGCATCGGCTCGCGGCCGAGAAAGATGTTGCCGCCGATCGTCAGATTGTCGGCCAGCGCAAGATCCTGATAGATCGTCTCGATGCCTTTTTCACGGGCATCCTGCGGCGAGGAGAAGGTAACGGGCCGACCCTCGATCAGGATTTCGCCCGAGGTCGGCGCATAAACACCGGAAATTGCCTTTATCATCGTAGTCTTGCCGGCACCGTTGTCGCCGGCCAGCGCCACGACTTCGCCCGGATGCACGACAAGGGAGCAGTTTTCGAGTGCCTTCACCGCACCGAAGTGGCGGGAGAGATTGCGGACCTCGAGCAGCGGGGTTTGACTATTCATCTTGTTTTGCTCCGCTGAACCGGCGCTGCGCCTGGTCGATGAGAACGGAAATGATGATGACGACGCCGACGGCGATGAACTGCCAGAACGGTTCGACATCGAGAAAGACCAGACCATACTGGATGACGGCGATGACCAGAGCGCCTGCGACCGTGCCGAGGATCGAACCGGAACCGCCGAAGAGACTGGCGCCGCCGATGACCACGGCTGCGACGCAATCGAGCAGCAGCGGTTCCCCTGCCTGCGCAGCCCCTGCGGTGAAGCGGGCGGCATAGAGTGCGCCGCCGAGCCCGGCGCACACGGAGGACAGGACATAGAGCTTGAGAATATGGCGCTTGATGTCGATGCCGGCTCGTCTTGCGGCCTGCGCATTGGCGCCGATCGCGTAGTTGTGCTGGCCGAAGCGCGTTTGGCTCAGGATATAGTGCATGATCAGGACGAAGACCGCCGTCACCAGCACGAGATAGGGAATGCCAAGGATACGGCCATTGCCGAGCATGGCGAAATATTCGTTCTTCACCGGAACCGTCGTGCCGCCGGCCAGCAGAAAGGCCGTGCCGCGTGCAACACCGAACATGCCGAGCGTGCCGATGAAGGGCGGAACCTTGAGGCGCGAGATCAGCAGTCCGTTGATGATGCCGGGAACGGTCGCGACCAGCACAGCGACGAGAATGCCGAACAGCATGGCCAGGGGCAGCGGCATGTAAAGGCCGGCAAGATTTGTCATGTGCGCGGCGATAACGGCCGCCAGCCCCATGATGAAGCCCATCGACAGATCGATGCCGCCGGAAATGATGACGAAGGTCTGGCCGATGGCCAGCAGGAGGGGCGCGACGGCGAAAATGGCGATCGACTGCCAGTTGAACGGCGAGAAGACAAAGGTGCCGCCGAAAGACATGCGCGACCAGATTTCGAATATGACGATAAGGGCTGCGAGAAACAGCCATGCGCGCAACTGTGCGATGTGGCCGATCAGCGTCTGTGTCTGGTCGGCATGATCTGCCTGCGGCGCGATATGTGGGTCCACCTTCGGCGGCTCGTCAACGGTGCTTGTCATGGTACGTCCGGAAATGAGGCATGCGCAATGGCTTGCGGCATGCGTTAAGGGTCATCCTGTGGAATCATGCAACGACACACGTCTGTGCGGCGCCCGCCTTCCGGCAAGGGCGCCGCAGCCGGTCGTATCAATCCGAATAGATGTACTTCGCAACGTTCGGGTCGGCGAGGTTCGCCTTGTCGATAATCGTGAAGCCGGTGCCGATGGCGGTCGGGATCGAATTCCCGGTCAGATGGGCATAGGCCGACATCACGCCGAAATAGCCGATTTCCGCCGGATGCTGGGCGATGGCGACATCGACCAGACCGGAATTGATGTTGTCGACGATCGAGGTCGGCGCATCGAAGGCGACAACTTTGATATTGCCTGTCTGGCCAGCCTGCTGGACGCCGTTTGCGGCACCCAGTGCCGAGAACAGGTTGGCGCCGAAGACGCCGACGAGATCGGAGTTTCGTGCAAACACGGCCTGAAGCTGCGAGGCCGCCTTATTGGCATCGTTGTCGTTGAATTGGCTTTCCAGAACTTCGATGCCAGAATGGTTTGCGGCCATCTCGTCCTTGAAGCCCTGCTCGCGCTGGTCGGTGGTCGAGATGCCGGGTTTTACGTTCGAAACATAGACCTTGCCCTTCTCGCCAACGGCCTTTGCCAGGGCACGCGCTGCAATTGCGCCACCGAGAACATTGTCGGAAGCGATGTAGGACAGCGGAAACTCGGCGTCGCCGGCACCGGTCTGATAAATTCCGTCGCCAATGAAGGTATCGACCGTGATGACCGGAATGCCGGCATCATGGGCCTTCTTCAGCGGCTGTATCAGTTGGTCCTTGTCGGTTGGAGCAATCAGGATCGCATCGGGCTTCTTGGCGATGATCGCATCGAGCACCGGAACCTGCGTCACCGGATTAAAATCCGGCGCACCCTGAAACACCAGTTCGGCACCCACCGCCTTGGCGGCCGCCTCGGCGCCTTTGCGCATGGTGATGTAGAAAGCGTCAGTGGTGAGGCCCGGTACAAGGGCGATTGTGAATTTCTTGTCCTGTGCCTGCGCTTGTCCAGCGACGGCGGTAACGCTCACAAGCGCTGCGACTACACCGGCCTTTAAGAATGAACGACGTTCCATGCTTTCCTCCTCCTTGAAAGCCGGAACTCCCTTTCCGGCAAAACGAATAATCACGCTGGTTATGACGGTTCGTCAAGTAATTTTTTGCTGCAATGAATTGCTATCGGCTTTATCTTGGTTTTGGATGTTGCGGCGGCGGTAAAACGCATCCGTATCGCCAGCCGTCGAGCGTGACGGATCACCGCAAGCGCCTATGTTCGTCGGTTGGGTTGAACACCCCCGAAATCCAGTCGATCACCCCCTGTATGTCCGGTTCCCTGGTTTGGTCGACCGTCAAAAAGGGGCCGCATCCGATGGGTTCCGCGCAATCGGCGAGCACCACCAGTTCCTGGACGTATTCAGCCCCCGGATGGCCCGGCAGCCTGTCTTTCAACCGACTGGCATAGCGATCGCCGGCGACCTTTCCCGGCACCTTGCACCAAAGTTCCGCGGTGCGTTCGACACCTGCATCTTTGATATAGCCTTCCAGCACAGCTTTCGGCTGGAATCCGAACCAGGCGTCGACGATGAATGTCGATCCCGCTGGGGCTTCGCCAATGAGCGACCAGATCGCCTGGTAGCTTGCCTTCCCCAAGGTTCGGTTGAAATCCCGATCGACGCCACCAATGTGCTGCAAGAACGGATTCTTGATGTCGTCGAGCGAGAGAATTGGCCACCCGGTGCGCTGCGACAGCGCTTTTGCCAGGCGGCTTTTGCCCGATGCAGGGACCCCGTTGACAAGAACGACGCGTTTTTCAACCCGGTTGCCCCCGCTTGAAAAGGTGGACAGGCCCGCGCCGATGACGCCTGCATCATCTCCGAGTTTCGCAGCAAGTATCCTCGGCTGGAACCATGGAGCCACAGCCGGAAAATCGGTGAGCGCCCGTGCGGCCGCCGAACCCAGACCACCGCCCAATACAATGATATCCGGATCCATCATCGCCGCAATGTTGTCGACTGCGATCCGTAAGGGGGATGCCCAGGCATGCAGTACAGCCCTGGCCGTCTCACTGCCGCTCGCCGCCATATCGAAAATATCGCTGGCGGAGACGGCTTCCAGACCTGCTTCATTCATGTGGCGCCGCAGCGCGGTGCCCGAACTGAAGGTTTCGACGCACCCTCGCCTTCCGCATGGGCATAGGGGGCCGTCCTGTGCGACGGAAATATGGCCCAACTGCCCGGCAGTGATCCGGCCGCGATGGATACGGCCGTTGTTTGCAACCGCGCCACCGATGCCGGTTCCGATCGTCAGCATCGCCACGCTTTGGTACCCCTTGGCGACACCGAGGGCAATCTCCGCGATAAGTGCCATGCTGCAATCATTTTCGATGACGACGGCCCGGCCAAGAGCGTCCTCCAACTGATTGGCGAAATCGATTCCGGCCAGGTTCAAAATTCCACCGGATAGGATCGTCCGGTTCGCAGCATCCACACGGCCGGGAATGCCTATGCCGACGCCGGCATCTGCGGGCGCGTCGAGCAGACCTACCATCGTCTTGATGCGCTCAATGACCTGCAAAGGATCTGCCGGCGTTCGTTCGGACAGCTTTTCGAGGATGTTGCCTTCCCTTGAGACGAGAGCAGCACGAACATTCGTGCCGCCAATGTCTATACCAACGGCAATCTCAGGCATTTGCTTTCTGACCTTGACGGGCACTATGGGACGTTGCGTGTTTAAAATGAGCGGCAATGACGGCTTGAATTTCGCGAAGCCGCGGAACCGCCACCGACTCCAACCGCTCCTTCGTGATTGAGCGATCCAGCGAAATGCAATCCTTCCAGAGCGATCGGCCCGCGATGACCCCCGAAGCCCCATTGCGCATCGCATCTTCAACTTGTGTCAAGAACGTTGAGTGGTCAACGCCCGCAGACAGCACGGCCCACGGCACGTCGCCTGCAAGCGTAGTGACTTCAGCGCAGGCTTCCGGTGTTCCCGGATAAGGAATCTTCAGAACTTTCGATCCACAATCGAGGCAAATCTTGCTTCCGCCGACGATCAGCGAAGGAATCCGCTCTTTGTAGGCAGCTTCGTCTTCATCATCGAGCTTATAGGTCAGGAACTCGACCACGAGCAACAGGTCCTCGCGCGCGAAGTCCTCGATGCAGTGCTGCAGCATCTCGATGTTGTGAACGTTCGCTTCGTCGCGATCAGAGCGGAGGTAAACCATGATCTTGCCCCCCGTCGCACCGAGCTCGCGAACCCGGCGGGCGGTAATGCCGGGAACCAGCTTGGAAAGCCGATATCCTTCCGGCGAGGTATCCCAGCCTGAGGCATCAAGGCCAATGAGCAATGCGGTGTCGCGTTGAATGATGCGGTCATCGACAAGCGCAGGAACGGCGCAGATCGGATCGACCAGAACACAAGATGCCTTGCTTGCAAGAAATTTGGCGATATCGGCTTTCGTGTCCCCCAGCGTCTTGTCGGAGATCGCCGCCTGTTCCTGCGGGTCCTTGGCAAGCAAGGTGCGCATGCCGCCGCGTTGATCGCAGGCTATGACCATCATGGCTCCGTCACTTCCGCAGATCTGCTGGTAACCACGCATTTCGGCTGTCGTCAATCTGGACATCAAGTCCTCCCTCTATGTCACCCGAAACGGGATACTGAAATTTCTTCCGCTCCAAGGTCCGGAGGGAAAGCGATCGTTGAACATTAAGAGCCCAGCAGCCGCATATTCGTTGCGAAACGGGCGGGTTTGAGCGATAACTCCTATGTGTCACAGTGAACGTAACACATTGCAGAAAGGAATTTCAACCTGAATTCATCTCAGTCACAAGAGGCTATGGCAAGCCGTACGCTGTTGCATATGGTTGCAAAGCTGCACTACCAATCGGAAATGTCGCAGGTTGATATTGCCAAAAAGCTAGGCTTATCAACGGCGACGGTTTCGCGTCTGCTTCAAAAGGCGCGCACTGCGGGGATCGTCCGCATCGAAGTAATCGATCTTTCGCCATCTGAAGATTTGACCGCGGCGCTGATTGAAGCGCTGAAATTGCAAACGGCAGCCGTCATCGACGCGCCACCGACCAATGTACTGAGCGCACTGGCACCGTCCGTGGGGTCCCTGTTGAAGCAAGCAGGACTGCGATCAGGCTCAACCATCGGCATTGGATGGGGACGGGCTGTCCGGCAAGTGACGCTTGCCGGCCTCCCCTCATTGCCCGGAGTTGCGACCGTCGCGCTCAATGGCGGGATGCAGCAGGCCGCTCCGCACTTCCAGACCAATGAATTCGTCCGCCAGGCCGCCGAACAGTTGGGGGGGACCCCGCACTTTCTGCATGCGCCCTATATTTCCTCATCGGAACTGCGGGATGCGTTTCTCGCTGATCCCACAGTCCAGCAAGTAACCTCGCTCTGGAACAAGCTGGATGCAGCAATCGTCGGCGTCGGTTTGAGACACTCGGCAAATCCTTCCGAAGCGACCGGAGCGCTCCCGGGCGAAAAAGCCCTTGGCCAGGCTTCAGGCGACGTTCTGCGTCACTATGTCACCGAGAGCGGCGAGATCCTGCACTGGGACGGGGAAGAGCGCATGATTGCCGCATCCCCGCAACAGCTCCGCAAGGTTAAATTGACAATTGCCGTCGCGGCGGCACCCGCCAAGGCGCCCGGCATTATCGGTGCAGCCCGATCGGGCATGATCAATGCCCTTGTGACAGATGTGACGACCGCGCAAGCCATTCTCGACCGCCTGTCGATGGCCAATTGAGGAGAAAATCGTGAAAACCTCACTATCCGTCAACGTCAATGCCATCGCGTTCCTGCGCAACCGCCGAAACCTTCCTTGGCCAAGCGTCGAGGGTCTTGCAAAACTTGCTCTCGAAAGCGGTGCTGACGGCATCACCATTCATCCACGGCCTGACGAGCGGCATATTCGACGTGACGACGTCCAGGTGCTGGAGCGCTTGCTGCGTCTGAACTTTCCAGACCGGGAGTACAACATCGAAGGCTATCCAAGCGACGATTTCCTCGATCTTGTATGCCGCACCAAGCCGGATCAGGTAACTTTCGTGCCGGACACGCCTGATCAGTCGACATCGGATCATGGATGGGACGTGATTGCCAATGCTGATCTCCTGCAGGCTGCTACAGAGCGGGTTAAGAAGCACGGCATCCGCGTCTCATTCTTTATCGATGAGGATCCCGACGTCCCAGCACTTTGCAAAGCGGCGGGCGCCGATCGCATCGAGATCTACACGGCCCCCTATGGAAGTGCGTTTACGTCGGAGGCGATCCAGTTACACCTTGAAAACCTGCAAAATACTGCAGGGGCGGCGACAAGGGCGGGACTTCAGGTCAACGCCGGTCACGATCTCACATTGCAGAACCTTCCAGCTTTGAAATCCGCAATCCCGCAACTGGCAGAAGTTTCGATCGGCCATGCATTGATCTCGGACGCACTTGCGCTCGGCCTTCCCGCAACCATAAAGGCCTATGGAGAAGCGCTTCGAACGAAGGAAGGGTAATCTCCCGACACCCCCGCCCGATGAACGCGCTCCGGAAGCGACCAATCCGATCTTCTCGCCCTAAACCATCGAACTTATGGTGTACGAATGCCGGCGACCATCCATCACGATAAAACCTTCGCTGCCTTCCTGTTTGATATGGACGGAACCATTCTCAATTCGATAGAAGTGGCCGAGCGGGTTTGGACCGAATGGGCTTTGCGGCACGACGTCGATGTCGAGGCCCTGCTGGCAACGATCCATGGACGAAAGGCGATTGAAACGATCGCCCGACTTGGCCTCCCCGGTATCGACCCGGCAGAAGAAGTGAGGCTTCTCACGCTGGCCGAAATCGCCGACGTCGCGGGCGTCGAACCTATAGCGGGTGCCGCCGATTTTCTCGATGCCTTGCCGGCGGGCAGGTGGGCGATCGTCACATCAGCGCCAAGAGCCTTGGCGCTTGTTCGCCTCGAGGCAGCCGGCTTTCGCACGCCTCCACTTTTGATCGCCGGCGAGGATGTCGAGAATGGGAAGCCTGCGCCGGACTGCTTCTTGCTCACTGCGGAAAGGCTGGGGCAGCGTATCGAAGACTGCCTTGTGTTCGAGGATGCGCCTGCCGGTATCGAAGCGGCCGAGGCCGCTGGCGCGAGCGTGATCGTCATAAGCGCTACGCACCGGACACGTCTCGAAACGCCGCATCCGAGTGTGGCGGACTACAAGGACATTGCCGGACGGTTCACTGCGGACGGGTATCTTCGCCTTTTTCAAAAGGAAAGATGAGAGACGGGATGGAATATCTCGTCCTAAGGGTGTGTATGAGCGTTCTCCAATCTCGAGGATGTTTAGTTACTGCGGAAAAGGCCTTGGGTGAGGCAGCCGGGACTGATCAATCGCACCCTTTGTGACGGCAAAATTCCTTCCTCTCGACATGTGGACCAACATCCTGTCCGCTTCTCCTTCTTTGGCACGCTGAAACACAGCGGGACCGATACCGACGTGCTCAAACTGACGTCTCGACACAGACTCATCGACTATCTGGGTGCGGACGAGGTGATCAACTACCGTCAGAAGCCCCCCGAGCATCTTGCCGGCCACATCGTGTTGATTTCGGTTAGGAACTAGCCCCGTTTCGCGTTAAGCTAGCAAATTCGTTGTAACCAATTGTCTGCAAACACCCTTTCGGTGCCTGACCGGATCACAGAGAAATGGAAAAATGGGTTAAACTCCCGCGACAATCAACAATGCCTGACCAAATCAACACCAGCCGTTGTCGAAACGCCGGTGATGCTGTCGAGGCCTAGAGGTGAGTGTGGCGATGGAAACCGCGCGAATTACAACCGATACGAAGCGCCCAGCATCGCAAAGGGCTGGATATTATCCCTGACGATCGGACTATCCTTGGCAGCGCTCATCAGCCCTCGGCGAGGCGAGCAGGGTTACAACCGACCACGCTCCAGCTGACTGACCGGCGAGGGTAACCCTCGCGGCATCCCCACAGAACTGACCGATGTTATTCTTGATCCAGTTGAGGGCCGCAATCTGGTCCTGAAAGCATAATTTCCAGACCCGCCGTTTTGTTCACGCGAGAGGAGCGGTGAGCGAGAAATCCCAGCGTTCCAAGCCGATAGTTCAATGTGACGACCACTATGCCTCGCTTTGCGAGATTGGCGCCATCATAGATGGGGACGGCACAGCCACCTTCCGTGAAACCGCCACCATGTATAAAGACCAGGACCGGATAAGACGCTGTGTCACATTTCGTTGTTAGACTGACCATCGGACAGTGCCCAGATGTCCAAGCTCAGGCAATCCTCACTCACTCCCGGCGTCGTCGGCGTCAGATACTCGCTGGTCCAAGCCATCATCGGCTTTGAGTGCATATCGCGTTAATTTTCCGAGGGATCAATGCGATGCAGAGCTTTCAAAACTGAACCGCAACCGTGGGTGACATAGCTAGCCCTGTTTGACACCACTGGATCGAACCCGAGCCAACAAAGTCTCCAACCCTATCTCCAATGCCTTCATGCCCTGCCCTGCTTCGAAGTCGCGAAACATTTGCTCGTTCAGTCCACCTTTTGTGGAAAAGTCATGTCTGAGCTGCTGCAGCGATTGAGAACTGGACGATTGAGCCGTGTGCGCCAAGCTGGAAAACAGCGAAACAAGATAGGTTCGCGCCTGACTTTCGCTGATACCCTTACCTGTCATCCAGCCGACGGCATGTTCAAGAATGCCGAAATAAGTGCCCATCAATGCGCTGGCAGTGGTCAGAAGGTCGAACTCATTCTGCGAACGACATTCGACGGCGGTTCCCAGTTTTGCAAAGAAACTCCGGACAGCCTCGTCCTGCGGGAAAACGATGGTGACGCCGCGACGTTCGGCGACAAAAGGCAATGGGACTGCACGCGTGATTTTGACGTCAGCATCGATCCAGCTCTGCAATCGAGAAGTTTCGATCGTAGCGACCAGGCTTACGATAATCTGTCCGTGCCTAAAGCTGACCGAACGAACAACTTCTTCGGCAATTTGCGGCCGCACCGCCAGGAACAGCACGTCCGCCATATCGACAACCTCCTGGTTATCCCGGGCAATTGTGACTGCCGAATGCCGATCGGCAAGCCTGGCGGCGATAGCTGCCCCTTTCGGAGAAACGATGACCGCTTCATCGCCGGACACTTGAGATAGAAAGCCCGTCACGATCGCTTCTGTAATTGTGCCAGCTCCAACAAAACCCAGTTTCATCTCAAGCCCCTTAACGCTGTTCAATCAACATCATATCCGTGAAATCCCGGCGTTCGAGGATAGTCCACAGGCGTCAGGACCTCCTTCGGAGGTGACGGTATGCTGCATGCGGCAACCACCGCCTTGACGGCGAGCGGACGGTATTTTTCAATCACGTCCGAATGCTCACCAGGGGTCTTTTTGTCGAGTGGTTTCATTGAAAATCCTCAGATTGCTTTTCGCCGGGCAACGACGCGATTACGGCCAGCGCTGTGGGCGTTCCTGACGCGAAATGTGATCGTGATCGCGACCAGAATGACGACGATCGGGCTCACGATTGCCATCGCGGCTTCAGCATCAAACCAATCCGACGTGTGCGCTAAGCCCTTGAGAAAATAGGCAAGTAGCGCGACGACGTAATAGCTGACTGCAGCGATCGACAATCCTTCGACCGTTTGCTGCAACCGCAGTTGAAGCCGTGCTCGCTCACTCATTGTCTCGAGAATATCCCGGTTTTGCCGCTCCATGGCGACATCGACTTTGGCGCGCAGCAATTGCGTTGCGCGCGCCAGCTTTCGGGACAGGTTGATTTGTCGCTCTTCGAGTGAAAAGCAGGTCTGCAATGCAGGTGCCATGCGCCGATTGAGGAAGGCCGGAAAGGTCTCCCGGTCGGGCAAGGGCTCGAACCCAATCGCCGCAATTCGCCCGAGGACGATATTCTGGTAGGCCCGGCTTGCGCCGAAGCGAAACAGCGACTTGGCGGCACCGGCCTCGAGGCGAGCCGCCAGCACTACGAGCTTTTCGAGCAGGTTCTCGTTATCTTCGAGGGTTTCGGTCTGTGTCATTGCCTGCGTCGCATCCACCAGCGCGCGCTCGATCTGGCGGACGGATGGCTCGAGCCGTTGCGCCTCCGGCAGGCACAGGAGCGCCAAAACACGGTAGGTTTCCAGTTCAAGAAGACGCTGCGCGAGCGCGCCAATGCGCATGGCCGGAACGCCATCATTGACAACGAGGATCCGTACAAACCCCGCCGCGTCCACCTGGAAGTCCGTCGCGATCGTTGCGCTACCGCCCTCAGCACTCATGACGCAGAGCGATTCCTTGGCAAACAGAGTGTACATATCCGGCGCTGACGACGGTTCAACAATCTGCAAGTCGATGGCGACCAGATGTGGCCCCGGCTGCTGGATAGCATACATCTGCGGTGCCAGACCGGTAATATCTGCAGCAGAGACGTCTTCGGCCGCATGCTTGTAGTACCAGCAATAGGTAGTGAACTCGCTGTGGCGCTCCCAACGAAGATGCACGTCACCGAATGAGACACGGTGATGTCTG
It encodes:
- a CDS encoding pyrroline-5-carboxylate reductase: MKLGFVGAGTITEAIVTGFLSQVSGDEAVIVSPKGAAIAARLADRHSAVTIARDNQEVVDMADVLFLAVRPQIAEEVVRSVSFRHGQIIVSLVATIETSRLQSWIDADVKITRAVPLPFVAERRGVTIVFPQDEAVRSFFAKLGTAVECRSQNEFDLLTTASALMGTYFGILEHAVGWMTGKGISESQARTYLVSLFSSLAHTAQSSSSQSLQQLRHDFSTKGGLNEQMFRDFEAGQGMKALEIGLETLLARVRSSGVKQG
- a CDS encoding DUF3422 domain-containing protein: MDPSHFLVPHEDRDAILREVHARPFRPIETPARLVHFAFLSKELERDAERDALSDFCQANDSEALPDNARHHRVSFGDVHLRWERHSEFTTYCWYYKHAAEDVSAADITGLAPQMYAIQQPGPHLVAIDLQIVEPSSAPDMYTLFAKESLCVMSAEGGSATIATDFQVDAAGFVRILVVNDGVPAMRIGALAQRLLELETYRVLALLCLPEAQRLEPSVRQIERALVDATQAMTQTETLEDNENLLEKLVVLAARLEAGAAKSLFRFGASRAYQNIVLGRIAAIGFEPLPDRETFPAFLNRRMAPALQTCFSLEERQINLSRKLARATQLLRAKVDVAMERQNRDILETMSERARLQLRLQQTVEGLSIAAVSYYVVALLAYFLKGLAHTSDWFDAEAAMAIVSPIVVILVAITITFRVRNAHSAGRNRVVARRKAI